ACCAGAGTGCTGTTAACGACTGGGAAACCTGGATTCGACTGGAGACAGCCACAAGGACGAAGCTCGTTGCTTATTGCTTTTTTAATCTTTGCAGCATTGCCTATAACATGCCGCCATTGTTGTTGACGTCCGAGTTGAACCTCTTGCTCCCTCAAAGAGGTAAGCTTTGGAGGGCTGAGACAGCTTGGCAATGGCAGGAAATGCGACAGTCGACGCCAATGATCGAGCTCACCCTGCATGACGCCTTCTCACGACTTTTTGGCAGAACAAATCAAGGACTTCCCCAACATTTGTCCTCACTGGGAAGCTATGTTCTCATCCACGCCCTCATCCAGCATATCTATCTGTTGAAGCAGACCTCTTTCGCAACTGGTCTGCCATATAACATTCACCGAACCATGAAACCCGAAGATGTCGAGGAGGTTACGCAAGCACTGCGTGTATGGCAGACGAGTTTTGAAGATCAGCACCAGCTCAGGGCAGCGGAATCGGGACATTACAACGCATCGGACTCGAATGTGGGAGGAACCTTGGATTACACGGCCACAGCGCTACTGCGACAAGCCTACATCCGACTCTATACCGATGTCACGCCCTCAACCGCGCTCGAGACCATGATGATCTCGCAGGTGGCTCTGCACATGTCGATTATGTGATAAGAGGGCGTCTGGTGTTGAGCAAGAACAAACGAGGAGAGCACAATGAAGATGGCCAGAAGCTGGATACCAGGCATGAGACACTGCAGTCCGGTGGGAAGAACCCATTGGATGTTTCCAGTCTGGTTTCTCAGAGTTCCAAAGCATACCCAGGCCGCGATGATAATGTCTTGACTTGATTGCTAACTCAATCTCATAGTGTGCAATTTTGAGTGTGCCATTTTAGTATCCAAGTGGCTACTCACGATTGCGGCGATTGGGCCGCACGAGGCTCCCGCTTCACCCGAGGAGAAAAACCTATTGGATATGGTTGGACGGATGCTTGATGAGACTGAATTTGCGGTTCCGCCAATCGACCCATCTCTTTCGGGGCAGAACGAGGTGCCATCAAGCGACAGTGCTAAGTTGCGACAACTCGCTGTTGCAGTTGTGCGACTTTGGGCAGAGACTTTCAAGGGAACACATATCTTTGAGATTGTCAAGGTTATGGGCCAGAGTCTTGATGCATACGCTGATCTAATCGAGAAGCCGAGAGACAGAAGTCCGCCGGTTCGGTTGCTGGAGCCAAACATCAACTGAAAGGGTATCGACTGGAGGGGAGGCTAACAGGATAATATGACGACCAGCAATGGTACTGAAGGAAACGACAATCTTAGGGATTTCAGGCGTCTGGTTTGAGGGAATATGGACAACAGGCAAGATGCTAACACGCCATCTATTGAAAGATGCCGGTCCTGGCTGGGAAAACGAGGGATATCATGATATGGGTTATTGTATACATACGGCGTTTTATGGATGACTTGTTGTGTCAATTGATTGGAAAGGCATAttttgaagaagttggcgTTTGATATGAAGGGCAGAAGAGGGTCCAGTGGCTTCAATGCCAGCTACAGTAGTGATTATAAGAGAGAGCTTTTTATTCTGCGAATCTTCTGGAGATCACTCACCTTCCATGTAACACGAGATGTGAAGCAAGGCTTAAGAGAAGACAAGACCACAAGAGCCATGCTAGCCATTTATGACGAGACTAAAACGATCTAAAATTGTGACACCCTGAGATTCTGTTTAAATCTTGAGTTTCTCCAAGATCAGTCTGCAACGGTTGGATTGACTATTCCCCGCAAAATTCAAAGATGTAAGATCCATCTTGGATTGAGTTGAATGCAAGATCCACATCCACATGTGAAGAAAAAGGAGGGGCCGAGCCGACTCATTCAAGCTAAGAGCGTGGGGAAATTAGTGGAGACCAACGTGCATCATACCTCGGCACCTTTTAAGGGACATACCGAGCGAGAATGGTCACGTACGCACGTCTTTGGACAAGCAGCCTCGGGCCATTTTCTTTGACTTATTTCTTGTTTGAGCTTGATAATATATCATAGACATAGATACCATAGACGTAGAATTTCTGCcactcttctcttctttcacTTCATCTTTAGTCATttcttcaccaccaagaaCCATCAGCCATCAGCAATCATGCCTTTTGCGACAGAACTCACCAAGCGACTCGGCATTAGAGGTCTGTACACCCAATCCCATAGCCTCGACTCTCATACTGACCATCTCCAGTGCCCGTCGTCCAAGGCGGTATGATGCACGTAGGCACCGCCGACCTCGCCTCAGCCGTCTCCAATGCCGGCGGCTTGGGCATCATCACTGCCCTCATCTTCCCCACGCCCGAAGACCTGCGCAAGGAGATCCAACGCTGCCGTACCCTCACCAAGAACCCCTTCGGTGTCAATATCACCCTTCTTCCCGCCATGGTGCCCCCGAACTACGCCGCCTACGCTCAGGCTATCATCGACGAGGGAATCAAGGTCGTCGAGACGGCAGGAAACTCTCCCGGCCCTGTTATTTCgcagttgaagaaggccgGCATCATTGTTCTTCACAAGTGCACCACGATTCGCCATGCCCAGAGCGCCGTTAAGCTTGGCGTCGATTTCCTCAGTATCGACGGTTTTGAGTGCGGTGGACACGTTGGCGAGAGCGACATTACAAACTTTATCCTGCTCAGCAAGGCCCGTCAAACTCTCGGTGTTCCCTTCATCGCCAGTGGTGGCTTCGCTGATGGTTACGGACTCGCAGCCGCGCTATGCCTCGGCGCTTCTGGAGTCAACATGGGAACGCGATTCATGTGCACGGTCGAAGCTCCAGTGCAccagaaggtcaaggaggagaTTGTGCGCGCGGACGAGACCGACACGACACTTCTCATGCGCAGATGGAGAAACACTACCCgactcttcaagaacaaggttGCCCTGGAGGCtctcgaggtcgagaagaagagtgaGAAGGGCGAGTTTGCCGAGATTGCGCCGTTTGTGAGCGGTAAGCGAGGAAAGGAGGTCTTTGTGAACGGCGATACTGAATACGGCGTAAGTTTATACCTTGAGCTGAGACGAGGATGCGATGACTAACACAGCTCGCAGGTTTGGACAACTGGCCAGGTTATCGGCTTGATTCATGATATTCCTACATGCGATGTCCTTGTTCACAGAATTGAGAAGGAGGCGGAGACAGCGTTGAAAGAGAGACTCGCGCTTCTGGTGCCCGAGTCAAAGTTATAGAGCTAGAGGATACTAGACTTGCGAGATTTTGTTTAGAACTTGTATAAAGATATGCTGTTTATGTTTATTGAAGAAAGAATTGCAAGCGATTTTAAAAACCGTGCCCTGTCTATGAATGAGTATGCTCTCTCTAATTCTATACACACGCGTCTTCGAAATCCTATGGTCTATGAAACGCATAGTCCAAACGGTGTCTCTTTTCCTCATCTGATAATTCTATTCGTTTTCGAGGTCGAGGCTGCTGGACGACGAGCTCTGGAACACCGCGATTATCGAGGGACCATTCCTTCGTCTGGGTGAGGCTCACGCCCGTCTCAATCAGCGAGATTTTGCCCCCGGGTCTTCCCATGCTCCAATCTGTTGGTGTAGTTCGTTGGCTATGATTATGCACCGTGTCCTCCGTGAGATGGAGATTCATCTCGAGAATGGCACCGCGAACGCCACAGTATATGGTATCTGAAAGATCAGATGACTTGGCCAGACAATAGATCCTGTCATATGTGGAACTGCCAATATGAATGGTAGCGTCGGGACGCCAGTAGTTTCGTCTTGAAGCTCCATGCCAGTAACACAACACCCCGTTTTGAGAATCACATTTCTGCGGTTGATGCTCTGGCGCCCATCCTTGCTTCATAATGTGATCATCCTTCTGGCTGGGAAAGGGCCATTGTGGCGAGCATGGAAGAGCAGTTGTGTGATGATATGGCTTTGGGTACCTGAAGTCAAATAGACGGATATCCGGTGCTGTGTTACTGCCGGATACGAAACGCTCTGTACCATACACAAGGAGAGAACTACCTGCTTGGTAGGGTTGAAAGCGATCACGGTATACTGCGTCTTGTGGTGAGGGTGTTCGGATATCTAGAAGTCTGAATAAGGGGTTAACAGCCGACAATAAGTCTGATGAGATAAACTTGCCTATATGTGCCATCGTCCCATGCACTCAAAAGGAGATCTTCACTTCCCCCTCTAACGGGCTCGATTGCTCGAACTGTGGTCTTCTCACTGACTCCCCCACTTACCAACCTCGAAGCATCGTCTACGTACATAGAGTTACTATGAGCGTTGAAGAATTGTAAGCCGGCCGGTGTGAGCTGCCCCCAACGTAGAGGATTTCGAGTTCCGCCTAGAGCGCAAGCCATGATATCTTTGCTCATGAACTTGGTGCTGCGCAGGAGTGACGCTTCATCTGCGGGACTGGCTTTGGAGAATTCATGGTAATCCAAAGGGCTCAGTACTTGGTCATCTGACACACTGAGATTGTACAGAGTCAGAACCGAGCCTTTCCCGCTTGCCAGGAGATTCGTCTCGGGATGCCACTGTAGAGATGAGACTGCCACTTGACCTGGGGATTTCCTCATAGGATCGGAAGCGTGGTTTAGAAGTGCCTCGTCCGCTGGGCTCAAGTGTCTTGCGACTGCTGCAAACTCGTCCTTGCCACAGTGTATGCTGATGTCTCCATTGGCCCTCCCGACAATAACATTGGGTATACCGTCATTCTCTGTGACAGACGTTGCTGTGACATCTCCAGTCCCAGcccgatatccatgatcatggCCCCCGATCTGATGCCAGGTATCTTGCTGTCCATCAACAGGTTTTATGCGAACCATGAGATTCTCGCCCACGCCGGCAGCAATAACCTCATTCTTCAGCGACGACATAAGCCGCGCATCGAGAACAGAATGGAACAGCACTGACTGGCTTCCAGCAACTCGACGCTGGAATCTCTCTGGCTGATTCTTCTTTTCATGCAACACATTGACCCAGAAACCGCGCTTCTCCCAGCAGCGATCCAGGTACGTTGCACGATCTGCAATAGAACTCCAGCGAGTCCCTGAGTCTGTAGCTATTTGCAGGGAGGGGAACCGGGTCTTGACGAAGGTACGCCAGCCATCTTGGCGTATGAGACTCTGGAGATGCTTCGTCAAGGCGGAAACGTGAGCTACGTCACGAGCTGTGTCGAGATGCTCGACAATATCGAGAACAATATCATCTGGAAGACTTGCCAGAGATGTTCCATCCATCATAGTTTCATTTCGCCCGAGACTTTTTATGTGGTTATGAAGTGATGCAGTTTTACCCTGATCTGGCTTGTAGCAGTATTTTCGGGTTTATCGAGTTTTGAAGTTTGTCTTTAACTGATATAAACAGATTGAGTGATCTTGATTCTGTTCTAGTTCGGTTTTATAACATGAAAGATTTTgaatgaggaagaggaaaaaaAGCTTATACGACTCTAACAGTGAGTCAGCCAGTGCTTACTGGTGGTGCCTGCCTAATATTAGTTTCATGTCGTTGAAAATGGAGCGTCATAGCGGGTCTAGGTAGTAGGTACGTACTTCGTACATAATAAACCTATCAGCCTCTACCTCCAACCTACTAATTCAATATGCTTCAACCTCATTCTCTCTGTCACTGACCTACTTCAGGTCTATAATGCTCATTGCAGGCGAATTTGTTTGTATGATGATATCTCATTCTGCGTCTCAA
The window above is part of the Fusarium oxysporum f. sp. lycopersici 4287 chromosome 8, whole genome shotgun sequence genome. Proteins encoded here:
- a CDS encoding enoyl-[acyl-carrier protein] reductase I, with amino-acid sequence MPFATELTKRLGIRVPVVQGGMMHVGTADLASAVSNAGGLGIITALIFPTPEDLRKEIQRCRTLTKNPFGVNITLLPAMVPPNYAAYAQAIIDEGIKVVETAGNSPGPVISQLKKAGIIVLHKCTTIRHAQSAVKLGVDFLSIDGFECGGHVGESDITNFILLSKARQTLGVPFIASGGFADGYGLAAALCLGASGVNMGTRFMCTVEAPVHQKVKEEIVRADETDTTLLMRRWRNTTRLFKNKVALEALEVEKKSEKGEFAEIAPFVSGKRGKEVFVNGDTEYGVWTTGQVIGLIHDIPTCDVLVHRIEKEAETALKERLALLVPESKL